From Algoriphagus sp. NG3, the proteins below share one genomic window:
- a CDS encoding DUF6733 family protein, protein MKNRFTLKSAMQVSLLVALCALSSISETFAQEEKQFNFSVALNSDQFFGFYPTFQGSYGFSEKTALTFYGIHWGGGTGANWGNWTEFGLGANFEPTEGLSINPQIGVLSGSLLSSGAAGGPSVFGEGIVPNLTVNLLKEKVEGQFYFGYYAPLRDEAPTAQGSTYSYIHYWLSLGYRPSEFFSFGAHFEHLINSGGSNIESSTDLYQWLGPYVQFSKPGGGPFARFSFGTDLVEGNDSFFKLTTGFSF, encoded by the coding sequence ATGAAAAACAGATTTACTCTAAAGTCTGCTATGCAGGTATCTCTCTTAGTAGCACTTTGCGCCCTGTCCAGTATTTCCGAAACCTTTGCACAGGAGGAAAAACAGTTTAACTTTTCTGTAGCGTTAAACTCCGACCAGTTCTTCGGATTTTACCCGACGTTTCAAGGGTCTTACGGATTCTCAGAAAAGACAGCACTTACCTTTTATGGGATCCACTGGGGAGGTGGAACTGGAGCTAATTGGGGAAACTGGACTGAATTCGGTCTTGGTGCCAACTTTGAGCCTACCGAAGGACTATCCATCAACCCTCAAATCGGTGTTTTAAGTGGTAGCTTACTCAGTTCTGGAGCAGCAGGAGGACCTTCTGTATTCGGAGAGGGCATTGTTCCAAACCTGACTGTAAACTTGCTGAAGGAAAAAGTAGAAGGCCAGTTCTATTTTGGCTACTATGCGCCACTTCGCGATGAGGCTCCTACCGCTCAAGGCAGCACATATTCTTATATTCACTACTGGTTGAGCCTTGGCTACCGTCCAAGTGAATTCTTCTCGTTCGGTGCTCACTTTGAGCACCTAATCAACTCCGGCGGATCGAATATTGAATCTTCTACGGATCTTTATCAGTGGCTCGGCCCATACGTGCAGTTCTCCAAGCCAGGAGGAGGGCCATTTGCTAGATTCTCTTTTGGAACCGACCTTGTGGAAGGCAATGACTCCTTCTTCAAACTGACTACTGGATTCTCCTTTTAA
- a CDS encoding MOSC domain-containing protein, with amino-acid sequence MSTILSIHSLYVYPIKSLAGVSLSQAKVEEQGFELDRRWMLVDEEGRFLSQRTLPGMATIKVEIGDHSLDVFVSSRPEDRIRVPLHAVGEEISVKVWDDEMLARLVDPQIDAWFSQKLGVKARLVHMSSPKARKVDPRYAVNEESVSFADGMPYLIIGEESLNDLNSRLEFPVSMDRFRPNIVFSGGTPFQEDSFQRIKIGEIDFQLVKPCARCVMITVDQQSGSKGKEPLKTLATYRTKNKKIYFGQNMVALSSGKLRVGDLIQVS; translated from the coding sequence ATGTCAACTATCTTATCAATTCATAGCCTTTATGTTTATCCTATAAAATCCCTTGCCGGAGTTTCTCTTTCGCAGGCCAAAGTGGAAGAGCAAGGTTTTGAACTGGATCGCCGATGGATGCTGGTGGATGAGGAGGGGAGATTCCTATCACAGCGGACTCTGCCTGGTATGGCAACGATAAAGGTAGAGATAGGTGACCACTCATTAGATGTTTTTGTCTCCTCCCGGCCTGAAGATCGAATAAGAGTCCCTCTTCATGCAGTAGGTGAGGAAATATCAGTAAAAGTCTGGGATGACGAGATGCTTGCCCGATTGGTGGATCCTCAAATTGATGCTTGGTTTAGTCAGAAACTTGGAGTAAAGGCTCGTCTGGTGCATATGTCTTCGCCTAAAGCACGTAAAGTAGATCCTAGGTATGCTGTAAATGAGGAATCCGTAAGTTTTGCGGATGGAATGCCGTACCTGATCATTGGGGAGGAGTCATTAAATGATTTAAACTCCCGGTTGGAATTCCCGGTTTCTATGGATCGATTTAGGCCAAATATTGTTTTTTCGGGTGGTACTCCTTTTCAGGAAGATTCATTTCAGCGGATAAAAATAGGAGAAATCGATTTTCAGCTAGTGAAGCCATGCGCCAGGTGTGTGATGATCACCGTAGATCAGCAGTCGGGAAGCAAGGGTAAAGAGCCATTAAAAACACTGGCTACCTATCGGACGAAGAACAAAAAGATTTACTTTGGCCAAAACATGGTAGCGCTCTCCTCAGGGAAGCTTAGGGTCGGAGATCTGATACAAGTCAGCTAA